In the Harmonia axyridis chromosome 3, icHarAxyr1.1, whole genome shotgun sequence genome, one interval contains:
- the LOC123675861 gene encoding protein trunk produces the protein MFAKLLIFSFLIVPVYMAALLMDKRDDLECDAIPKDILEEVLGASFNPRYMSIDPPVETGVTNNGRKRASSYDMDFYVDDNHYEELINDAAWVVTNHVKIEESKRHISHRFKRSTRSRAMIPKQLKEWECESMIVWKDLGTDYFPQFLRTVECTQKKCWYGMYNCSPRSFTVKILRRKTNVCVLAERGMIIGYKGIPRDLREMWVWEERAVNFCCDCTAN, from the coding sequence ATGTTCgccaaattgttaattttttctttcttgATCGTCCCGGTATACATGGCCGCCCTGCTGATGGACAAAAGGGACGATTTGGAATGCGACGCGATCCCGAAAGATATCCTGGAAGAAGTCCTGGGAGCCTCCTTCAACCCCAGATACATGAGTATAGATCCCCCTGTAGAAACTGGTGTGACCAACAACGGAAGAAAAAGGGCCTCTAGCTATGACATGGACTTCTACGTAGACGACAACCATTACGAAGAACTCATAAATGATGCTGCCTGGGTGGTGACCAACCACGTGAAAATCGAAGAAAGCAAACGTCACATCTCCCACAGGTTCAAGAGATCCACTAGATCCAGAGCTATGATCCCGAAACAACTTAAAGAGTGGGAATGTGAGTCTATGATCGTATGGAAAGATTTGGGAACTGACTATTTTCCCCAGTTTTTGCGCACTGTGGAGTGTACCCAGAAAAAATGCTGGTATGGTATGTACAACTGCTCACCTAGGTCCTTCACTGTGAAGATCTTGAGGAGGAAGACCAACGTGTGTGTTTTAGCCGAAAGAGGGATGATTATTGGGTACAAGGGGATCCCTAGGGATCTCAGAGAGATGTGGGTTTGGGAAGAAAGAGCTGTGAATTTCTGCTGTGATTGTACAGCAAATTAG